The following proteins come from a genomic window of Chelmon rostratus isolate fCheRos1 chromosome 23, fCheRos1.pri, whole genome shotgun sequence:
- the pfdn2 gene encoding prefoldin subunit 2 isoform X2: MAANSSSTGSKSSNSAGGKQSGPSAEQVVATFQRMRQEQRSMASKAADLEMDINEHSLVIDTLKNVDPSRKCFRLVGGVLVERTVKEVLPALETNKEQISKIIESINTQMQSKGRELTEYRERYNIRLVGEGEGEAQGQSAASSTDSEGGGSKSGAGVLVS, encoded by the exons ATGGCAGCCAACAGTAGCAGCACGGGCAGCAAATCCAGCAACAGCGCCGGTGGAAAACAGTCCGGCCCGTCGGCAGAACAG GTGGTGGCAACATTTCAGAGGATGCGTCAGGAACAGCGCAGTATGGCTTCGAAAGCTGCAGATTTGGAGATGGATATCAATGAGCACAG CTTAGTAATTGACACCCTGAAGAATGTGGACCCTTCGAGGAAATGCTTCCGTCTAGTAGGAGGAGTGTTGGTGGAGAGGACAGTAAAAGAAGTTCTGCCAGCCTTGGAAACCAACAAAGAACAG ATCTCCAAAATAATCGAGTCCATCAACACGCAGATGCAGTCGAAAGGACGAGAGCTCACAGAGTACAGGGAACGCTACAACATCCGGTTGGTGGGAGAAGGTGAAGGAGAGGCACAAGGGCAGTCAGCAGCATCTTCCACGGACAGCGAAGGAGGCGGGTCTAAAAGCGGAGCTGGTGTTTTAGTGTCGTAG
- the pfdn2 gene encoding prefoldin subunit 2 isoform X1, protein MAANSSSTGSKSSNSAGGKQSGPSAEQVVATFQRMRQEQRSMASKAADLEMDINEHSLVIDTLKNVDPSRKCFRLVGGVLVERTVKEVLPALETNKEQMQSKGRELTEYRERYNIRLVGEGEGEAQGQSAASSTDSEGGGSKSGAGVLVS, encoded by the exons ATGGCAGCCAACAGTAGCAGCACGGGCAGCAAATCCAGCAACAGCGCCGGTGGAAAACAGTCCGGCCCGTCGGCAGAACAG GTGGTGGCAACATTTCAGAGGATGCGTCAGGAACAGCGCAGTATGGCTTCGAAAGCTGCAGATTTGGAGATGGATATCAATGAGCACAG CTTAGTAATTGACACCCTGAAGAATGTGGACCCTTCGAGGAAATGCTTCCGTCTAGTAGGAGGAGTGTTGGTGGAGAGGACAGTAAAAGAAGTTCTGCCAGCCTTGGAAACCAACAAAGAACAG ATGCAGTCGAAAGGACGAGAGCTCACAGAGTACAGGGAACGCTACAACATCCGGTTGGTGGGAGAAGGTGAAGGAGAGGCACAAGGGCAGTCAGCAGCATCTTCCACGGACAGCGAAGGAGGCGGGTCTAAAAGCGGAGCTGGTGTTTTAGTGTCGTAG
- the nit1 gene encoding deaminated glutathione amidase: MLTVRCTLGTSVRYLASLSAWRQQIKLHNRMLTSRRPVAAVCQVTATPDKEANLSACKQLVEEAKERGASMVFLPEGFDYIGSSREETLSLSESLTGHTISQYTDLARKLKVWLSLGGFHERGHDWETDRRIYNSHIIINDKGDITSVYRKCHLFDVELPEKGVSLKETAFTIPGPSLVSPVQTPIGKVGLGICYDLRFPELSLALQRNEAEILTYPSAFTVPTGAAHWEVLLRARAIETQCFVLAAAQVGRHHEKRSSYGHALVVDPWGEVLGDCGGEEPGMVLVEINLEKVRSTRRNMPVQQHRRDTGFYNSLEKT; encoded by the exons ATGCTTACAGTCAGGTGCACTTTGGGAACGTCTGTAAGGTATTTggcctctctgtcagcctggAGACAGCAGATCAAACTACATAACAG GATGTTGACTTCACGTCGCccagtggctgctgtgtgtcaggtGACAGCCACCCCAGACAAAGAGGCCAACTTGTCTGCTTGTAAGCAGCTAGTGGAGGAGGCCAAGGAGCGAGGGGCCAGTATGGTCTTCCTGCCTGAGGGCTTTGACTACATTGGATCCAGTCGAGAGGAGACGCTGTCGCTGTCTGAGAGCCTGACAGGACACACAATCTCACAGTATACTGACCTGGCAAG GAAGTTGAAAGTGTGGCTGTCTCTTGGGGGATTTCATGAACGAGGCCACGACTGGGAGACTGACAGACGAATCTACAACAGTCACATCATAATTAATGATAAAG GTGACATCACATCAGTCTACAGGAAGTGCCATTTGTTTGACGTGGAATTGCCAGAAAAAGGCGTTTCCCTGAAAGAAACTGCCTTCACCATCCCTGGACCCTCCCTCGTGTCTCCGGTCCAAACTCCCATCGGCAAG GTCGGTTTGGGCATCTGCTACGATCTGCGATTCCCTGAGCTGTCGCTGGCTCTGCAAAGGAACGAGGCCGAGATTCTGACATACCCGTCAGCCTTCACTGTACCAACAGGGGCTGCTCATTGGGAG GTGTTACTCCGCGCACGGGCAATCGAGACCCAGTGTTTCGTCCTGGCGGCGGCGCAGGTTGGCCGTCACCACGAGAAGCGCTCGTCGTATGGCCACGCTCTGGTGGTGGATCCCTGGGGTGAGGTGCTGGGCGACTGCGGAGGGGAGGAGCCAGGCATGGTGCTGGTGGAGATCAACCTGGAGAAGGTCCGCAGCACCAGGAGGAACATGCCAGTCCAACAGCACCGCAGAGACACTGGTTTCTATAACAGTCTGGAGAAGACTTGA